A region from the Planctomycetota bacterium genome encodes:
- a CDS encoding trypsin-like peptidase domain-containing protein translates to MVAVQMVLLSLALASPGQPVLLDFTASWCGPCRQMQPAIQQLQAAGYPVQAIDVDAQKDLAKQFNVTGVPCFVLVVDGREVQRVVGATTADKLIAMFTAAGARQPQPAQRQLTAATGPAIPHVQSPNVDAAVNSSAPANMPATPYVNCVPPVPSNATDGMVDRLTAASVRLRINDASGHSVGSGTIIDTQSGEALIVTCGHVFRESQGKGKIEVDLLAPGAPQKLPARLIGYSIEPDIALLSIRPGCGVQPARVAPRDYTIAKDDPVVSIGCDHGGPSSARLTRVTAINKYLGADNLQTAGQPVQGRSGGGLFTAEGLLIGVCNAADPKDNEGLFASLKVIHAELAKHELDRVIAGAGAADKTVAPVPFDTITTPVAAVPATQPASLQSGEQVLLEQLSAKSEGAELICIVRSLNDPRAKSEIIVLDRASPELLEKLAVERRLQPSQQPTSARR, encoded by the coding sequence ATGGTCGCAGTGCAGATGGTCTTGTTGTCGCTTGCGCTTGCGAGCCCCGGCCAGCCGGTGTTGCTCGACTTCACCGCCAGTTGGTGTGGCCCCTGTCGGCAGATGCAGCCGGCGATTCAGCAACTGCAAGCCGCCGGCTATCCGGTTCAAGCAATCGACGTCGACGCGCAGAAGGATTTGGCCAAACAGTTCAACGTGACCGGCGTGCCGTGCTTCGTGCTGGTGGTCGACGGTCGCGAAGTCCAGCGGGTGGTCGGCGCGACGACGGCCGATAAGCTGATTGCCATGTTCACCGCCGCGGGGGCGCGTCAGCCCCAGCCGGCACAACGGCAACTGACCGCGGCCACCGGCCCGGCCATTCCGCACGTCCAATCGCCGAATGTCGACGCAGCGGTGAATAGCTCAGCGCCGGCGAACATGCCGGCAACGCCGTACGTCAATTGCGTGCCTCCAGTGCCGAGCAACGCGACCGACGGCATGGTCGATCGACTGACTGCGGCCAGCGTTCGCTTGCGGATCAACGATGCCAGCGGCCACTCGGTCGGCTCGGGCACGATCATTGACACTCAATCGGGCGAGGCCTTGATCGTCACCTGCGGCCACGTGTTCCGCGAATCGCAAGGCAAGGGGAAGATCGAAGTCGATCTGCTCGCCCCTGGTGCGCCGCAAAAGCTGCCAGCTCGGCTGATTGGTTACAGCATTGAACCAGACATCGCCTTGCTGAGCATTCGGCCCGGCTGCGGCGTGCAGCCGGCCCGCGTCGCGCCGCGCGATTATACTATCGCCAAAGACGACCCGGTGGTCAGCATTGGTTGCGACCACGGCGGGCCGTCGAGCGCCCGGCTGACGCGCGTGACCGCGATCAACAAATACCTGGGGGCCGACAATCTGCAGACTGCTGGCCAACCGGTGCAGGGTCGCAGTGGCGGCGGGCTGTTCACCGCCGAGGGGCTGTTGATCGGCGTCTGCAATGCGGCTGACCCGAAGGACAACGAAGGCTTGTTCGCGTCGCTGAAGGTGATTCACGCCGAGTTGGCCAAGCACGAACTCGACCGCGTGATCGCCGGCGCTGGGGCGGCAGATAAAACCGTGGCGCCTGTGCCGTTCGATACGATCACGACGCCGGTGGCGGCCGTTCCCGCCACTCAGCCTGCGTCACTTCAGTCTGGCGAGCAGGTGCTGCTTGAGCAGTTGAGCGCCAAGAGCGAAGGGGCCGAGTTGATCTGCATTGTTCGGTCGCTCAACGATCCGCGGGCCAAGAGCGAGATCATCGTCCTGGATCGGGCCTCGCCCGAGTTGCTGGAAAAGCTGGCGGTCGAACGCCGCCTGCAGCCGTCACAGCAACCCACGTCCGCGCGCCGGTAG
- a CDS encoding CBS domain-containing protein, with protein MSICPYCGEENIDGADECVQCQTSLAYLTRPKANSSLEEKLLRDRVSMLAPRQPIVVSPDEHVAEVIDLLVGQSIGCILVVEGDVVVGIFSERDALMRVNTDFDALRHQPIRDFMTPRPEMIEASAQIAQALSKMDTGGYRHMPVTTNGRLTGIVSIRDILDYITANLLTDAV; from the coding sequence ATGTCGATCTGTCCCTACTGTGGCGAAGAGAACATCGACGGCGCCGATGAATGCGTGCAATGCCAGACGTCGCTGGCCTATCTGACCCGTCCCAAGGCCAATTCGAGCCTCGAGGAAAAGCTGCTCCGCGACCGGGTCTCGATGCTGGCCCCGCGCCAGCCCATCGTCGTCAGCCCGGACGAGCACGTGGCCGAGGTGATCGATCTGCTGGTTGGACAGTCGATCGGTTGCATCCTGGTCGTCGAGGGGGACGTGGTGGTCGGCATCTTCAGCGAACGTGACGCGCTGATGCGGGTGAACACCGACTTCGACGCCTTGCGCCATCAGCCGATCCGCGACTTCATGACCCCGCGCCCCGAGATGATCGAAGCCTCGGCCCAGATCGCCCAGGCCTTGTCCAAGATGGACACCGGCGGCTACCGGCACATGCCGGTCACGACCAACGGCCGGCTGACCGGCATCGTCTCGATCCGCGACATCCTCGACTACATCACGGCGAATCTGTTGACCGATGCCGTGTAG
- a CDS encoding DUF4339 domain-containing protein — protein sequence MANQWFVVRNGKEQGPFTSQQLRTFASQGQLRPADDLRRDDMKVAVHAHTIKGLFPAAEVVSAPTATAPTPPAHGTITIFREPSSTGFMYGLGVSVDGTAKGRVGGGLLSGLMDVAMSRRHSITFELPAGEHVVDIAGGGLKRSSTILVEPGTTARFQAFFSNRGALGGGINFVAGNGGTILPANPTEAPAKKKRSLTKVAFATMGAMVVLFGAMRGCSQSTNTDIQMVKTGSLETHPGIAMGPLVNSFLGHAKWSSGTTSKGQRYVNVTGDMTFQGKKVRGLIQFLVTDDNFEFYAFEMNGIPQNDLMTAALIAKMYEEFQRSQ from the coding sequence ATGGCAAATCAATGGTTCGTGGTCCGCAATGGCAAGGAACAAGGCCCGTTCACTTCACAACAGTTGCGAACCTTTGCCTCACAGGGGCAACTTCGCCCTGCCGATGACCTTCGTCGGGACGACATGAAGGTTGCCGTCCATGCGCACACGATCAAGGGCTTGTTCCCGGCCGCTGAAGTGGTCTCGGCGCCAACCGCGACGGCGCCAACGCCACCCGCGCACGGCACAATTACGATCTTTCGAGAACCGTCGTCAACGGGCTTTATGTACGGTCTGGGGGTATCAGTCGATGGAACCGCCAAAGGCCGTGTCGGTGGTGGGCTGCTTTCGGGACTCATGGATGTCGCCATGTCGAGAAGGCATTCCATTACGTTCGAGCTTCCCGCAGGTGAACATGTCGTTGACATTGCGGGCGGTGGCCTCAAGCGCAGTTCAACCATACTCGTCGAGCCAGGAACCACGGCTCGGTTTCAGGCGTTTTTCAGCAACCGCGGTGCTCTCGGTGGGGGTATCAACTTCGTTGCCGGGAATGGTGGCACGATCTTGCCAGCCAATCCTACCGAAGCACCGGCGAAGAAAAAGAGAAGCTTAACGAAGGTGGCTTTTGCCACAATGGGAGCGATGGTCGTCCTGTTCGGAGCAATGCGAGGTTGTAGTCAGTCGACCAACACGGACATCCAGATGGTCAAGACCGGATCGTTGGAGACGCATCCGGGCATTGCGATGGGGCCTCTCGTCAATAGTTTCCTGGGACACGCGAAATGGAGTTCTGGAACCACATCGAAAGGCCAGCGATACGTCAATGTTACGGGGGACATGACTTTTCAGGGAAAAAAGGTTCGTGGTTTGATCCAGTTCCTGGTGACCGATGACAATTTTGAGTTTTATGCCTTCGAGATGAACGGCATTCCACAGAACGACCTAATGACCGCTGCCCTGATCGCAAAAATGTATGAGGAATTTCAGCGGTCGCAGTAG
- the metG gene encoding methionine--tRNA ligase, with protein MPRRILVTSALPYANGHIHLGHLVEYIQTDIWVRFQKLTGQQCVYICADDTHGTAIMIRARQEGRSETALIADMKAAHERDFAGFQVAFDHYGSTNSDSNRKLCAEFWAALRKAGLVVERSVEQLYDPVAGTFLADRFIKGTCPKCKSPDQYGDSCDKCGSTYSPTELIDPRSTLSGAAPELRAAHHWFVQTEQSHEFLDRWTQEHDHLHPDVANWLKAAFLAEPLRDWDVTRPAPYFGFELPDAPGNYWYVWFDAPIGYLASTADWCAKHGEDFLSWWKNPTTEVHHFIGKDITYFHTLFWPVMLKAAGYNLPHKVHIHGFLTVDGEKMSKTKGTFIRAATYLNYLDPAWLRYFYASKLGPKLDDLDLNLEEFTTKVNSDLVGKIVNLASRTAHFVETLSAKYPDDGGLFAAAAAEGETIAAAYEACDFNKAMRHVMALADKANEYVDAQAPWKLKKDPAQADKLRDVCTIVLNLYRQLVVYLAPVLPRLTEQSGTLLGDPIVDWRQAQQPLVGAKLAKFEHLMTRIDPKQVQAMIDASREETPVTPAAQASSSTPSASSSAPTAASSAPAAASSAAAPSAWNDTADALANEPLVAERITIDQFTKVDLRVARVIAAEEIPKAKKLLKLTLSLGGEERRNVFAGIKSKYKAEELVGRLVVMVANLEPRQMTFGISEGMVTAAGAGGEEIYLLAPDSGAKPGQRVH; from the coding sequence ATGCCCCGTCGTATTCTGGTTACCAGCGCGCTCCCCTACGCCAATGGCCACATCCACCTGGGCCACTTGGTCGAGTACATCCAAACCGACATCTGGGTGCGGTTCCAGAAGCTGACGGGCCAGCAATGCGTCTATATCTGTGCCGACGACACGCACGGCACGGCCATCATGATCCGCGCCCGGCAAGAAGGGCGCAGCGAGACGGCGCTGATCGCCGATATGAAAGCCGCCCACGAGCGCGACTTCGCCGGCTTTCAGGTCGCGTTCGACCATTACGGCTCGACCAACAGCGACTCGAACCGCAAGTTGTGCGCCGAGTTCTGGGCCGCGCTACGCAAGGCGGGCCTGGTCGTCGAGCGGAGCGTCGAGCAGCTTTACGACCCGGTCGCCGGTACGTTCCTGGCTGATCGATTCATCAAAGGCACCTGTCCGAAGTGCAAGTCTCCCGACCAGTACGGTGACAGTTGCGACAAGTGCGGCTCGACCTACAGCCCGACCGAGCTGATCGACCCGCGCAGCACTCTGTCGGGCGCGGCGCCGGAACTGCGCGCGGCGCACCATTGGTTCGTCCAGACCGAGCAGTCCCACGAGTTCCTCGACCGCTGGACGCAAGAGCACGATCACTTGCACCCGGACGTGGCCAACTGGCTCAAGGCGGCCTTTCTGGCCGAGCCACTGCGCGACTGGGACGTGACGCGTCCGGCGCCGTACTTCGGCTTCGAGCTGCCCGACGCGCCGGGCAACTACTGGTACGTCTGGTTCGACGCGCCGATCGGCTACCTGGCCAGCACGGCCGATTGGTGCGCCAAGCATGGCGAGGACTTCCTGTCGTGGTGGAAGAACCCGACGACCGAAGTCCATCACTTCATTGGCAAGGACATCACGTACTTTCACACCTTGTTCTGGCCGGTGATGCTGAAAGCCGCCGGCTATAACTTGCCGCACAAGGTTCACATTCACGGCTTTCTGACGGTCGACGGCGAGAAGATGTCGAAGACCAAGGGGACGTTCATCCGCGCGGCCACCTATCTGAACTATCTGGACCCGGCGTGGCTGCGCTATTTTTACGCCTCGAAGCTGGGGCCGAAGCTCGACGATCTGGACCTGAACCTGGAAGAGTTCACCACCAAGGTGAACAGCGACCTGGTCGGCAAGATCGTCAACCTGGCCAGCCGCACCGCTCACTTTGTCGAAACGCTGTCGGCCAAGTATCCCGACGACGGCGGCTTGTTCGCCGCGGCGGCGGCCGAGGGCGAAACGATCGCGGCGGCCTACGAGGCGTGCGACTTTAACAAGGCCATGCGCCACGTGATGGCCCTGGCCGACAAGGCCAACGAATATGTCGACGCCCAGGCGCCGTGGAAGCTGAAGAAGGATCCGGCCCAGGCCGACAAGCTGCGCGATGTCTGCACGATTGTGCTGAACTTGTATCGGCAGTTGGTCGTGTACCTGGCCCCCGTGTTGCCCCGGCTGACCGAACAGTCGGGCACGCTGCTCGGCGACCCGATTGTCGATTGGCGGCAGGCGCAGCAGCCGCTGGTCGGCGCGAAGCTCGCGAAGTTCGAACACTTAATGACCCGCATTGACCCCAAACAGGTGCAAGCCATGATCGACGCCAGCCGTGAAGAAACGCCCGTGACTCCCGCCGCGCAGGCTTCGTCGAGTACGCCATCGGCTTCGTCGAGCGCGCCTACTGCCGCTTCAAGCGCGCCAGCCGCCGCCTCGAGCGCCGCCGCGCCGTCGGCTTGGAACGACACGGCGGACGCTTTGGCGAACGAGCCGCTGGTGGCCGAGCGAATCACCATCGACCAGTTCACCAAGGTCGACCTGCGCGTGGCCCGGGTGATCGCGGCCGAGGAGATTCCCAAGGCCAAGAAGCTGTTGAAGCTGACGCTGTCGCTGGGCGGCGAAGAGCGCCGCAACGTGTTTGCCGGTATCAAGAGCAAGTACAAGGCCGAGGAACTGGTCGGCCGGCTGGTGGTAATGGTCGCCAACCTGGAGCCGCGGCAGATGACCTTTGGCATCAGCGAAGGGATGGTCACGGCCGCCGGCGCGGGGGGCGAAGAGATTTACCTGCTCGCTCCCGACAGCGGCGCCAAACCCGGCCAACGCGTACACTAA
- a CDS encoding 2-oxoacid:ferredoxin oxidoreductase subunit beta, translated as MATEISLPVLSPNDFASDQEVRWCPGCGDYSILAQMKKVLPTLGVPPERTVFVSGIGCSSRFPYYMNTYGIHSIHGRAPAVATGLKASRPDLSVWVITGDGDALSIGGNHLMHAIRRNLDINIILFNNQIYGLTKGQYSPTSPLGKVTKSTPLGAIDNPIYPLSVAIGCEATFVARSTDTNIKHLSMVLKRAAEHRGTSFVEVYQNCLVFNDGAFDYATERDQKVEHTVELEHGKPLIFGKNRDRGIRLNGMNPEVVELGRGISEDDLLFHDERLPEPSLAYLLSRMRYPEFPEAIGVFRDVDRPRYEELLNDQIAEARKAKGDGELAKLFSAGETWTVEA; from the coding sequence ATGGCTACTGAAATCTCACTTCCCGTGCTCAGCCCCAACGACTTTGCCAGCGACCAGGAGGTCCGCTGGTGCCCAGGCTGTGGCGACTATTCGATCCTGGCCCAGATGAAAAAAGTGCTCCCCACCCTGGGCGTGCCGCCGGAGCGGACGGTGTTCGTCTCGGGCATCGGCTGTTCGAGCCGGTTCCCGTACTACATGAACACGTACGGCATCCACTCGATTCACGGCCGCGCGCCGGCCGTGGCCACGGGACTAAAAGCCAGCCGGCCCGATCTGTCGGTCTGGGTCATCACCGGCGACGGCGACGCGCTGTCGATCGGCGGCAATCATCTGATGCACGCCATTCGCCGCAATCTGGACATCAACATCATCCTGTTCAACAACCAGATTTACGGCTTGACCAAGGGGCAGTATTCACCGACGTCGCCGCTGGGCAAGGTGACCAAGAGCACGCCGCTGGGCGCGATCGACAACCCGATCTATCCGCTGTCGGTGGCGATCGGCTGCGAGGCGACCTTCGTGGCCCGCTCGACCGATACCAACATCAAGCATCTGAGCATGGTGCTCAAGCGCGCCGCCGAGCACCGGGGCACGTCGTTCGTCGAGGTCTATCAGAACTGCCTGGTGTTCAACGATGGCGCGTTCGACTACGCCACCGAGCGCGATCAGAAAGTTGAACACACCGTCGAGTTGGAACACGGCAAGCCGTTGATCTTTGGCAAGAATCGCGACCGGGGCATCCGCCTGAACGGCATGAACCCCGAGGTCGTCGAGCTGGGGCGCGGCATCAGCGAGGATGACTTGCTGTTCCACGACGAACGGCTGCCCGAGCCAAGCCTGGCCTACCTGCTGAGCCGGATGCGGTACCCCGAGTTTCCCGAGGCAATCGGCGTGTTCCGCGACGTCGACCGGCCCCGCTACGAGGAATTGCTCAACGACCAGATCGCCGAAGCCCGCAAGGCGAAGGGGGACGGCGAGCTGGCCAAATTGTTTTCCGCGGGAGAGACGTGGACGGTGGAAGCTTAG
- a CDS encoding alpha/beta fold hydrolase, with translation MNRCPTLMPIAQTARSTSAPRASLRAAALVSSLALVLVVGCATPKYLNVRSAPNNPLVDQLKLRTKTEATERSMQVLRQYNLTEELRGNPAKLLTDLQSVIEHDPTAEKLYTFAELSYRAGQKVEARDRKAALDYYGASVAYSYLYLFDTRFASLRNPYDPQFRGACELYNGALEATLRLAKKQGSLMPGRTHHIETAWQKFDVTVALSSQTWKSEDIEEIKFASDFEVTGLTNQFRAYGLGVPLIAVRKRPETKGDQEKYYPEGMTFPLTAFMRLLPDENCNELRPGARHRALLELYDPMEAAKVAVGQNQVPLESDLSTPLAYFLNQNKKLNDLATYGLLRPDKEGNLTGLYMLQPYQPGKIPVVMVHGLWSSPLTWTEMFNDLRSVPELRDNYQIWFYLYPTGEPFWNSATRCRRDLAAVRKQFDPERREPAFDQMVMVGHSMGGLVSKLQTINSQDSFWKIESDQPFDVVKASFEEKEQLAEMFFFQANPSVRRLITIATPHRGSSFANDTTRYLAQKFISLPRSLVPEKVVTQNPGVFRDTTLVSVKTSLDSLDPRSPVLPVMLQSDQPPWVKSHNIVGMVPERGLAGKFAGEGDGVVAFKSAHLERVNSEIVVPSDHMNVHRHPLAVLEVRRILLEHLRELKTGSPFTPRSLQPQVIHPALFTPPVAAPSGTATAVPASANMPVAPTSPAAPASQSAPIQAAPAVSVQSAPPASAT, from the coding sequence ATGAATCGTTGTCCGACCTTGATGCCGATCGCTCAGACCGCGCGCTCGACGAGCGCGCCGCGGGCGTCGCTGCGCGCGGCGGCGCTGGTGTCGAGCCTGGCCCTAGTGCTCGTCGTCGGCTGTGCGACGCCCAAGTACCTGAACGTCCGCTCGGCACCGAATAATCCGCTGGTCGATCAGTTGAAGCTGCGCACCAAGACCGAGGCCACCGAACGGTCGATGCAGGTGCTGCGTCAGTACAACTTGACCGAGGAGCTGCGCGGCAACCCGGCCAAGCTGTTGACCGACTTGCAATCGGTGATCGAGCACGACCCGACGGCCGAGAAGTTGTACACGTTCGCCGAGCTGAGCTACCGCGCCGGCCAGAAAGTCGAAGCGCGCGATCGCAAGGCGGCGCTCGACTACTACGGGGCGAGCGTGGCCTACTCCTACCTGTACCTGTTCGACACGCGGTTCGCCTCGCTGCGCAATCCGTACGATCCCCAGTTCCGCGGCGCGTGCGAGTTGTACAACGGCGCGCTGGAAGCGACCTTGCGACTGGCCAAGAAGCAGGGAAGCTTGATGCCCGGCCGGACGCACCATATCGAGACCGCGTGGCAGAAATTCGACGTGACGGTCGCTCTGTCTAGCCAGACCTGGAAGTCCGAGGACATCGAAGAGATCAAGTTCGCCAGCGATTTCGAGGTGACTGGGCTGACCAACCAGTTCCGCGCCTATGGCCTGGGCGTGCCGCTGATCGCGGTTCGCAAACGCCCGGAAACGAAGGGCGACCAGGAAAAGTATTATCCCGAGGGGATGACCTTCCCGCTGACGGCGTTCATGCGGCTGTTGCCCGACGAGAACTGCAACGAGCTGCGCCCCGGCGCGCGACACCGCGCGCTGCTCGAGCTGTACGACCCGATGGAAGCCGCCAAGGTGGCCGTCGGCCAGAACCAGGTGCCGCTGGAAAGCGATCTGAGCACGCCGCTGGCGTACTTCCTGAACCAGAACAAAAAGCTGAACGATCTGGCGACCTACGGGCTGTTGCGGCCCGACAAGGAAGGAAACCTGACCGGGCTCTACATGCTCCAGCCCTATCAGCCCGGCAAGATTCCGGTGGTGATGGTGCATGGCCTGTGGTCGAGTCCGTTGACGTGGACCGAGATGTTCAACGATCTGCGAAGCGTGCCCGAGCTGCGCGACAACTACCAGATTTGGTTCTACCTGTACCCGACCGGCGAACCGTTCTGGAACTCGGCCACGCGCTGCCGCCGCGACCTGGCCGCCGTGCGCAAGCAATTCGATCCCGAGCGCCGCGAGCCGGCCTTCGACCAGATGGTGATGGTCGGCCACAGCATGGGTGGCCTGGTCTCGAAGCTGCAAACGATCAACAGCCAGGACTCGTTCTGGAAGATCGAAAGCGACCAGCCGTTCGACGTGGTCAAAGCGTCGTTCGAGGAAAAGGAACAGCTCGCCGAGATGTTCTTCTTCCAGGCCAATCCGTCGGTTCGCCGGCTGATCACCATTGCCACGCCGCATCGCGGCAGCAGCTTTGCCAACGACACCACGCGCTACCTGGCGCAAAAGTTCATCTCGCTGCCGCGCTCGTTGGTGCCCGAGAAGGTGGTGACGCAGAACCCGGGCGTGTTCCGGGACACCACGTTGGTGAGCGTGAAAACCAGCTTAGACTCGTTGGACCCGCGATCGCCGGTCTTGCCGGTGATGCTCCAGTCGGATCAGCCACCGTGGGTCAAGTCGCACAACATCGTCGGCATGGTTCCGGAGCGCGGCCTGGCCGGCAAGTTCGCCGGCGAAGGCGATGGCGTGGTGGCGTTCAAGAGCGCGCACCTGGAACGCGTGAACTCCGAGATCGTCGTGCCGTCCGATCACATGAACGTGCATCGCCACCCGCTGGCGGTGTTGGAGGTGCGGCGGATTCTGCTCGAACATCTGCGCGAGTTGAAGACTGGTTCGCCGTTCACGCCCCGCTCGCTGCAGCCGCAGGTGATTCACCCGGCGCTGTTCACTCCGCCGGTGGCTGCGCCGAGTGGCACGGCGACGGCGGTGCCGGCTTCGGCGAACATGCCGGTGGCGCCGACAAGTCCCGCGGCGCCAGCAAGCCAGTCAGCGCCAATTCAAGCGGCGCCGGCCGTCTCGGTTCAGTCAGCGCCGCCAGCTTCGGCCACGTAG
- a CDS encoding MaoC family dehydratase: MPPRVIHNFDELQSLVGQKLGTSDWFEITQERVNAFADGTSDHQWIHTDPVRAAKESPFGTTVAHGFLTLSLIPVLVQQIVDFHGVKLIVNYGLNRVRFPSAVKVGARVRMICELLEVKDLRGVLQVTCKQTFEIEGEAKAACVAETIVRLFS; encoded by the coding sequence ATGCCACCTCGGGTCATTCACAATTTCGACGAGCTGCAATCGCTGGTCGGCCAGAAGCTCGGCACGAGCGATTGGTTCGAGATCACCCAGGAGCGGGTCAACGCTTTTGCCGACGGGACCAGCGACCATCAGTGGATTCACACCGACCCGGTGCGGGCCGCCAAGGAAAGTCCGTTCGGCACCACGGTGGCGCACGGGTTCTTGACCCTCTCGCTGATCCCGGTGCTGGTCCAACAGATTGTCGACTTTCACGGCGTGAAGCTGATCGTCAACTACGGGCTTAATCGGGTCCGCTTCCCCAGCGCGGTCAAAGTCGGCGCCCGGGTCCGCATGATCTGCGAGCTGTTGGAAGTGAAGGATCTGCGCGGCGTGCTGCAAGTCACCTGCAAACAGACCTTCGAAATCGAAGGCGAGGCCAAAGCCGCCTGCGTCGCCGAAACCATCGTCCGACTCTTTTCGTAG
- a CDS encoding DUF4126 domain-containing protein, translated as MDMHHTLALIVGPAWASGLNVYATIASLGLAGRLGAVELPEKMAVLEHPAVIAIAAVLYAIEFFADKIPWLDSTWDAVHTFIRPPAGALLAYAAASDASPTFQMCALLLGGTLAAGSHAVKSATRVGLNASPEPFTNIAASVAEDITSFFTVALTIWLPWLAIGLVIVATLVTIVLLPRMIRLAYRTGGKVVSWFRPKRKEAA; from the coding sequence ATGGACATGCACCATACCTTGGCATTGATCGTCGGCCCGGCTTGGGCCAGCGGGCTCAACGTCTATGCCACGATCGCCTCGCTGGGACTGGCCGGCCGATTGGGCGCGGTGGAACTTCCCGAAAAGATGGCGGTCCTCGAACACCCGGCCGTGATCGCGATTGCGGCCGTGCTGTACGCGATCGAGTTCTTTGCCGACAAGATTCCCTGGCTCGACAGCACCTGGGACGCGGTCCATACATTCATCCGCCCGCCGGCTGGCGCGCTGTTGGCCTATGCGGCAGCCAGCGACGCCTCGCCGACGTTCCAGATGTGCGCGCTCCTCTTGGGGGGCACGCTGGCGGCCGGTTCGCACGCGGTTAAGTCGGCGACGCGCGTCGGCTTGAACGCCAGCCCCGAGCCGTTCACCAACATCGCGGCCAGCGTGGCCGAGGACATCACCAGCTTCTTCACGGTGGCGCTGACGATCTGGTTGCCGTGGCTGGCGATCGGCCTGGTAATCGTGGCCACGTTGGTCACGATCGTCTTGCTGCCGCGGATGATCCGCCTGGCCTACCGCACAGGGGGCAAAGTGGTGAGCTGGTTCCGCCCAAAACGGAAAGAAGCGGCGTAG